A genomic stretch from Candidatus Flexicrinis proximus includes:
- a CDS encoding BMP family ABC transporter substrate-binding protein, translating into MKSRIVLVVTLIAMLSLGLSSGVMAQDEVTSVCLVSDIGRVNDGSFNQSTYEGMLRAAADFNLDNTYIETQAQTDYEANLQTCIDNGYDIIVVVGFLITDAAVAAAKANPEVQFIGIDQFPPEAVPNYVGIQYREDQAGFLAGAMAALMTETNKVGGVYGIDIPPVRKFRNGFEQGAKYINPAIETFGVYIPDFQAPQLGAEAAEAFVSEQDVDVVFGAGGPTGSGAIVRAAELGAWVIGVDQDEYNTTFGRGETPNSDKLITSAMKRLDVSVYDMIERIVNGEALPADSLYVMSADIDGIGFAPAHDAAVPEEVTAQVQTILEAMAAGDLDTGVDPVSGDLLDMSAPSGESKINSVCLVTDVGRVNDGGFNQSAYEGMLAAAADYNLDNKYIETQAQTDYEANLNTCIDEGFDTVVTVGFLIYDATIAAAKANPDVFFIGVDQFPAEAVANFAGIQFREDQAGFLAGVIAAQLSASGKIGGVYGIDIPPVKKFRNGFEQGARYINPDIQIEGIYIPDFVAPQLGAEAAEAMVSEQDIDVVFGAGGPTGSGAIVRAAELGAWVIGVDQDEYFTTFGGGETPNADKIVSSAMKGVGQGVYDLIEVLVNGGDFPAGSLYLMDAAVNGVGFAPAHDSAVPDEVTAKTQEVFDLLASGELTTGVDPVTGDLLSGQ; encoded by the coding sequence ATGAAGTCAAGAATTGTTCTTGTCGTCACTTTAATTGCCATGTTGTCGCTTGGCCTGTCCAGCGGCGTAATGGCTCAGGACGAGGTGACCAGTGTTTGCTTAGTGTCTGACATTGGACGCGTCAATGATGGCTCGTTCAACCAGTCAACGTACGAAGGCATGCTGCGCGCTGCGGCAGATTTCAACCTCGACAACACCTACATCGAAACACAGGCGCAGACCGATTACGAGGCGAATCTGCAGACCTGCATTGACAATGGCTATGACATCATCGTTGTGGTCGGGTTCCTGATTACCGATGCGGCGGTTGCGGCGGCCAAGGCTAATCCCGAAGTCCAGTTCATCGGGATCGACCAGTTCCCGCCTGAAGCTGTCCCGAACTATGTCGGCATCCAGTACCGCGAAGATCAGGCCGGCTTCCTGGCTGGCGCGATGGCCGCGCTGATGACCGAGACCAACAAGGTCGGCGGCGTGTATGGGATTGACATCCCGCCTGTCCGCAAATTCCGCAACGGCTTCGAGCAGGGCGCGAAATATATCAACCCCGCCATCGAGACCTTCGGCGTCTACATCCCCGACTTCCAGGCACCGCAGCTGGGCGCGGAGGCGGCTGAAGCCTTCGTAAGTGAACAAGACGTCGATGTCGTCTTCGGCGCGGGCGGCCCGACCGGCTCTGGCGCGATTGTGCGCGCGGCAGAACTCGGCGCATGGGTCATCGGCGTCGATCAGGACGAATACAATACGACCTTTGGCCGCGGCGAGACGCCGAATTCCGATAAGCTGATCACCAGCGCCATGAAGCGTCTCGACGTGAGCGTGTACGATATGATCGAACGCATTGTCAATGGCGAGGCGCTGCCCGCCGACAGCCTGTATGTGATGAGCGCGGACATCGACGGCATCGGCTTCGCGCCGGCGCATGACGCCGCCGTGCCGGAAGAGGTGACTGCGCAGGTGCAGACGATCCTCGAGGCCATGGCCGCTGGCGATCTCGACACCGGCGTCGATCCGGTATCCGGCGATCTGCTCGATATGAGCGCGCCCAGCGGCGAGTCGAAGATCAACAGCGTCTGTCTCGTGACCGACGTTGGCCGCGTGAACGATGGCGGCTTTAACCAGTCGGCCTACGAAGGTATGCTGGCTGCGGCTGCCGACTACAACCTCGACAACAAGTATATCGAGACCCAGGCACAGACTGATTACGAAGCCAACCTCAATACCTGCATCGACGAAGGCTTCGACACGGTAGTGACGGTCGGTTTCCTGATTTATGACGCCACCATCGCCGCGGCTAAGGCTAACCCCGACGTCTTCTTTATCGGCGTTGACCAGTTCCCCGCCGAAGCCGTCGCGAACTTCGCAGGCATCCAATTCCGTGAGGACCAGGCAGGCTTCCTGGCCGGCGTGATCGCTGCCCAGCTCTCGGCCTCCGGTAAGATCGGCGGCGTGTACGGTATCGACATCCCGCCCGTCAAGAAGTTCCGCAATGGCTTCGAGCAGGGCGCGCGCTACATCAATCCCGATATCCAGATCGAAGGCATCTATATCCCCGATTTCGTCGCCCCTCAGTTGGGCGCGGAAGCCGCGGAAGCCATGGTCTCAGAGCAGGATATCGACGTGGTGTTCGGCGCGGGCGGCCCCACCGGCTCTGGCGCCATTGTCCGCGCGGCAGAGCTCGGCGCCTGGGTCATCGGCGTCGACCAGGACGAGTACTTCACGACCTTCGGCGGCGGCGAAACCCCCAATGCCGATAAGATCGTCAGCAGCGCCATGAAGGGCGTCGGTCAGGGCGTCTACGACCTGATCGAAGTCCTGGTCAACGGCGGTGATTTCCCCGCAGGCTCGCTCTATTTGATGGACGCCGCTGTGAACGGTGTCGGTTTTGCCCCGGCACACGACTCAGCTGTCCCCGATGAAGTGACGGCCAAGACGCAGGAAGTCTTCGATCTACTCGCCTCTGGCGAGCTGACCACCGGCGTCGATCCCGTCACCGGCGATCTGCTGTCCGGCCAGTAA
- the rny gene encoding ribonuclease Y, translated as MDVLVTLIVAILAAAAGAVGGIAYYSNNQKARGTGTLQIAQIEADKLKLEARAQAEATLKDSEHRTKQLLDETETTINRRRRDLDAEEERLARRRTDLDQRLDKLDKSEQNLNKRQSLLDRRENDLKKVEAEKMEALQKIAELTVDEARQQVLAKAEIDSRNDMARIIRQVEAEAREEADTRARNVISLAVQRLASEHVSEIAVSVVTLPSDEMKGRIIGRSGRNIRAFETAAGVDVVVDDTPETVTISSFDPIRREVARRALSKLVVDGRIHPARIEKLLEDARNEVELIVREEGERAAYEAGVPGLHPEIVKLLGRLKFRFSYGQNMHAHSVETSHIAGMIAGELGANVEIAKAGGLLHDLGKAIDHEVEGTHALIGAEFCKRHGVNAKIVNCIAAHHHEVEQECVEAYIVEAADAISGARPGARRENVDSYIKRVKTLEEIAKSFPGVDTSYALQAGREVRILVRPEQIDELGAVQLARDIAKQIEDTMQYPGMIKVHVIRESRFVDYAK; from the coding sequence ATGGACGTACTTGTAACACTCATTGTCGCTATCCTCGCGGCAGCGGCAGGAGCTGTAGGAGGCATCGCTTACTACAGCAACAACCAGAAGGCGCGCGGCACCGGCACGCTCCAAATCGCGCAGATCGAAGCCGACAAGTTGAAACTGGAGGCCAGGGCGCAGGCCGAGGCCACTCTGAAGGACAGCGAACACCGTACTAAACAACTGCTGGACGAAACCGAGACCACCATCAACCGCCGCCGGCGCGATCTGGATGCGGAAGAGGAACGGCTGGCCCGTCGGCGTACCGACCTTGATCAGCGGCTGGACAAGCTGGACAAGAGCGAACAGAACCTGAATAAGCGTCAAAGCCTGCTCGACCGCCGCGAAAACGACCTCAAGAAGGTTGAAGCGGAGAAGATGGAAGCGCTGCAAAAGATCGCCGAGCTAACGGTCGACGAAGCCCGCCAGCAGGTGCTGGCCAAGGCCGAGATTGATTCACGCAATGATATGGCGCGCATCATCCGTCAGGTTGAGGCGGAGGCGCGCGAGGAAGCCGATACGCGGGCGCGGAACGTCATTTCGCTGGCAGTGCAGCGGTTAGCCAGCGAACACGTCAGCGAGATCGCGGTCAGCGTGGTGACCCTGCCCAGCGATGAGATGAAGGGGCGAATCATCGGGCGCAGCGGACGTAATATCCGCGCCTTCGAGACCGCGGCTGGGGTCGACGTAGTGGTGGACGACACGCCGGAGACGGTGACGATCAGCAGCTTCGATCCGATCCGGCGCGAAGTGGCACGCCGGGCGCTGTCGAAGCTGGTGGTGGACGGGCGCATCCATCCGGCGCGCATCGAGAAACTGCTGGAAGACGCGCGCAACGAAGTCGAACTGATCGTGCGTGAAGAAGGCGAACGGGCCGCCTACGAAGCGGGTGTTCCGGGGCTGCATCCTGAAATCGTCAAGCTGCTGGGACGGCTCAAGTTCCGGTTCAGCTACGGTCAGAATATGCACGCACACTCGGTCGAGACGTCGCACATTGCCGGGATGATCGCCGGCGAGCTGGGCGCGAATGTCGAAATCGCCAAAGCGGGCGGCCTGCTGCATGACCTCGGTAAAGCGATCGATCATGAGGTCGAAGGCACGCATGCGCTGATCGGCGCGGAATTCTGCAAGCGTCATGGCGTGAACGCGAAGATCGTCAACTGCATCGCGGCACACCACCATGAGGTCGAGCAGGAGTGCGTGGAAGCGTATATCGTCGAGGCGGCAGACGCCATCAGCGGCGCGCGTCCCGGCGCCCGGCGCGAGAATGTCGACAGCTATATCAAGCGTGTCAAGACGCTGGAAGAGATCGCCAAGAGCTTCCCCGGCGTCGATACGAGCTACGCGCTGCAGGCCGGACGCGAAGTCCGTATCCTGGTGCGGCCGGAGCAGATCGACGAACTGGGCGCGGTGCAGCTCGCCCGCGATATTGCCAAACAGATCGAAGATACGATGCAGTATCCAGGCATGATCAAGGTGCATGTGATCCGCGAGTCGCGGTTCGTGGACTACGCTAAGTAG
- a CDS encoding RecX family transcriptional regulator → MPVVTAIEVQKRNKERVNVYLDGVYAFSLNLMDGAKLHKGQTLSDADIAQMQGEDLVVRAVDSAARFLGHRPRSVAEVRQNLREKDFDAGVIDAALERLTSLGYLDDRAFARYWVESRTHFKPLGAAALRFELRQKGVADAVVREILETVDDESGAYVAAGPLLKRLRGLDRRTARQKISMTLARRGFSFDDVRSALDRLFDEVEEEDAEFFGGGADDTDT, encoded by the coding sequence GTGCCGGTAGTCACGGCCATCGAGGTTCAAAAACGCAATAAAGAGCGCGTCAACGTCTACCTGGATGGGGTATATGCCTTCAGTCTGAACCTAATGGACGGGGCAAAACTTCATAAAGGGCAGACACTCTCGGATGCCGACATCGCTCAAATGCAGGGTGAAGACCTGGTGGTACGTGCGGTAGACAGTGCCGCGCGGTTTCTGGGTCATCGTCCCCGCAGCGTTGCAGAAGTCCGTCAAAATCTGAGGGAGAAGGACTTCGACGCAGGGGTGATCGACGCAGCACTCGAACGCCTGACATCGCTGGGATACCTCGACGATCGGGCATTCGCGCGGTATTGGGTCGAAAGCCGAACGCACTTCAAACCGCTCGGAGCGGCAGCTTTACGGTTCGAACTGCGGCAGAAAGGGGTCGCGGATGCAGTTGTCCGCGAAATCCTGGAAACCGTAGACGACGAATCTGGAGCGTATGTCGCGGCCGGGCCGTTGTTAAAGCGCCTGCGCGGGCTAGACCGGCGTACGGCGCGGCAGAAGATCAGCATGACACTTGCCCGTCGCGGTTTTTCCTTTGACGACGTGCGTTCCGCCCTCGACCGTCTCTTCGACGAAGTTGAGGAAGAGGACGCAGAGTTCTTCGGAGGAGGAGCCGATGACACTGACACTTAA
- a CDS encoding YdcF family protein, with protein MFWIALAGIGLWAAVCSGAVLLEVLFGDQNNARKSDVIIVLGAGLRRDGRPGDALWRRSLVAADAYHSGLASYIVCTGGTSETQTRSEASGCRDILLEEGVPDSAIVLEEHSHSTEENAINTKAIMAARGWQDAILITDSFHMLRAGWIFSGVGVIHTRFPVPRSRVRLTWYTYSLVHEIAAIHWYALKGVLGIQVTDFPN; from the coding sequence ATGTTCTGGATCGCCCTGGCCGGAATAGGGCTTTGGGCGGCGGTCTGTTCCGGCGCGGTGTTACTAGAGGTCTTGTTCGGCGATCAGAACAACGCCCGTAAATCCGATGTAATCATCGTCCTGGGTGCAGGGCTGCGCCGCGATGGCCGCCCCGGTGACGCACTCTGGCGGCGTTCACTAGTCGCCGCCGATGCCTACCATAGCGGCCTCGCCTCTTACATCGTCTGCACCGGCGGAACCAGCGAGACCCAGACACGCAGTGAGGCGTCCGGCTGTCGCGATATCCTCCTGGAAGAAGGCGTACCCGACTCGGCCATCGTGCTTGAGGAACACAGCCACAGTACCGAGGAAAACGCGATCAATACCAAAGCCATCATGGCGGCACGCGGATGGCAGGATGCCATCCTTATCACCGACAGCTTCCACATGCTGCGCGCGGGTTGGATCTTCAGTGGTGTAGGTGTCATCCATACCCGCTTCCCTGTGCCGCGCAGCCGGGTACGCCTGACCTGGTATACCTACTCGCTCGTCCATGAAATCGCCGCGATCCACTGGTATGCGCTCAAGGGAGTGCTTGGCATTCAGGTCACGGACTTTCCAAACTGA
- a CDS encoding NAD-dependent epimerase/dehydratase family protein, with protein MRALVTGGTGFVGAHVARALSDAGHEVCILHRASSKLDVLEGLVYQSALGDVTEPEALRAACEGCDWVFHVAAVADYWRAEVSRMFEVNVQGTGNVLAAARDAGVKRVVFTSSAAAVGLNDETPCDESAPFNLPPHRFPYGYSKMLAERVVQDAVRAGQQVVTVNPVIVIGPGDINHISGSMVIETKQRGRLMPIAPGGASYVDVRDVARWQIAAAEQGIPGERYILSAADYTHRQWFDLIAGIVGVPKSVVNVPRFAVPIMAGAVGLGRRIGLNLPVDPDQVRLSARNVYFNGQKAWKAFDPPQVDMRQSLTDTYEWYRARGEV; from the coding sequence ATGCGAGCATTAGTCACCGGCGGGACAGGTTTCGTGGGCGCACACGTCGCGCGGGCATTGAGCGACGCCGGTCACGAGGTGTGTATACTGCATCGCGCATCTTCCAAACTCGACGTGCTTGAGGGACTTGTGTATCAGTCCGCGCTGGGCGATGTCACAGAGCCGGAAGCCCTGCGCGCCGCCTGCGAAGGCTGCGACTGGGTGTTCCATGTCGCCGCCGTCGCTGACTACTGGCGCGCCGAAGTCAGCCGCATGTTCGAAGTCAACGTCCAGGGAACCGGGAATGTGCTGGCTGCTGCGCGCGATGCCGGCGTGAAGCGTGTCGTATTCACCAGCAGCGCGGCCGCGGTCGGCCTCAACGACGAGACCCCCTGTGACGAGTCCGCCCCGTTTAATCTCCCACCGCACCGTTTCCCTTACGGCTATTCAAAGATGCTGGCTGAACGCGTTGTTCAGGATGCCGTTCGTGCGGGGCAGCAAGTCGTTACTGTCAATCCGGTCATCGTGATCGGCCCCGGAGACATCAACCACATCAGCGGCAGTATGGTCATCGAGACGAAGCAGCGTGGCCGCCTGATGCCCATCGCGCCCGGCGGCGCGTCGTACGTCGATGTGCGCGATGTCGCCCGCTGGCAGATCGCTGCGGCAGAGCAGGGGATCCCCGGCGAACGCTACATCCTGAGCGCTGCCGACTATACCCACCGCCAGTGGTTCGACCTGATTGCCGGTATCGTCGGCGTACCGAAGTCGGTCGTCAATGTGCCGCGTTTTGCGGTCCCTATCATGGCCGGAGCCGTCGGGTTGGGCCGGCGCATCGGCCTGAACCTGCCAGTAGACCCCGATCAAGTGCGCCTAAGCGCTCGAAACGTGTATTTCAACGGCCAGAAGGCGTGGAAGGCCTTTGACCCCCCGCAGGTCGACATGCGCCAGTCCCTGACCGACACCTACGAGTGGTATCGGGCGCGCGGCGAGGTGTGA
- a CDS encoding alpha/beta hydrolase, translated as MSHTIHTAINQGIERISCTPAERRHETPLLFIHGMWHGAWCWEGWQAQLAELGWESHAISLPGHAGSPVQRPLRWCTLQYYLGFVKREVERLGRKPVLLGHSMGGALTQHYLKYVGDDLPAAVLVAPWPYTNYPWGPLLFLRLDPVGSVLGALKLSAGTYIRTPESTAKLLLGPDPAVTPEWLHQRLNSESFIVMNQHMWPLWNAPKRLKTPTLLLAGELDAVGPLAWEKRTAERYGADLHVVQGAGHNLMHEKSSSDTVNKIDAWLSAGVE; from the coding sequence ATGTCTCATACCATACACACCGCGATCAATCAGGGAATCGAACGAATCAGCTGCACGCCCGCCGAGAGAAGGCACGAAACTCCGCTGTTGTTTATCCACGGCATGTGGCACGGCGCATGGTGCTGGGAGGGTTGGCAGGCGCAGCTGGCAGAACTGGGATGGGAAAGCCACGCAATCAGTCTGCCGGGGCATGCGGGATCGCCGGTTCAGAGACCGCTGCGCTGGTGTACGCTCCAGTATTACCTCGGTTTCGTGAAGCGCGAGGTCGAACGGCTGGGACGAAAGCCGGTGCTGTTGGGTCACAGCATGGGCGGGGCGCTGACACAACACTACCTGAAGTATGTTGGTGACGATCTACCCGCAGCCGTGCTGGTAGCGCCATGGCCGTATACCAACTATCCGTGGGGGCCGCTGCTGTTCCTGAGGCTTGACCCTGTAGGGAGTGTCCTGGGCGCACTGAAGTTGAGCGCCGGGACCTACATCCGAACACCGGAGAGTACAGCGAAACTGCTGCTTGGCCCTGATCCCGCCGTAACGCCCGAATGGCTGCATCAGCGGCTGAACAGCGAGTCGTTTATCGTGATGAATCAGCACATGTGGCCGCTGTGGAACGCGCCAAAGCGCCTGAAGACACCGACATTGCTGCTGGCCGGGGAATTGGATGCCGTAGGCCCGCTGGCATGGGAGAAACGCACGGCGGAGCGCTATGGCGCGGACCTGCACGTCGTACAAGGCGCCGGTCACAACCTGATGCATGAGAAGTCGTCGTCGGACACGGTCAACAAAATCGATGCGTGGTTGAGCGCGGGTGTAGAATAG